The following are from one region of the Candidatus Eisenbacteria bacterium genome:
- a CDS encoding YceI family protein: MRDNHLRAGDFFDAETHPKLVFKSTKVGKLADGRLEVLGDLTMRGVTKPVTLTVDLLGFGPGMDGKTRGGFHATGKLNRKDFGVSWNKTLDAGGLVLGDEVMIDLMIEGVQQ, from the coding sequence ATGAGGGACAATCACCTCCGCGCCGGCGACTTCTTCGACGCGGAGACCCATCCGAAGCTCGTCTTCAAGAGCACGAAGGTCGGGAAGCTCGCCGATGGCCGTCTCGAGGTTCTGGGAGATCTCACTATGCGCGGCGTGACGAAGCCGGTCACGCTGACTGTCGATCTGCTGGGCTTCGGTCCGGGCATGGACGGCAAGACCCGCGGCGGTTTCCACGCTACGGGAAAGCTGAACCGAAAGGACTTCGGCGTGAGCTGGAACAAGACGCTCGATGCGGGCGGGCTCGTCCTGGGCGACGAGGTGATGATCGACCTGATGATCGAGGGAGTTCAGCAGTAG
- the bfr gene encoding bacterioferritin, whose translation MKGDPKVIKLLNEALTAELTAINQYFLHAELCENYGYEILYKAIRTESIDEMKHADWLIERILFLDGMPNMSRYFEIKIGSTVDAMFANDLKLEKDAIVRLNKGIALCAQVGDNGSRDLLQKILGDEERHLDFIETQLSLIEQIGMANYLSQQVGAEKE comes from the coding sequence ATGAAGGGCGATCCGAAAGTCATCAAGTTGCTCAACGAGGCTCTGACGGCGGAGCTGACCGCGATCAACCAGTACTTTCTCCACGCCGAGCTGTGCGAGAACTACGGCTACGAGATTCTCTACAAGGCGATCCGTACGGAATCGATCGACGAGATGAAGCACGCCGACTGGCTCATCGAGAGGATTCTTTTTCTCGATGGGATGCCCAATATGAGCCGCTACTTCGAGATCAAGATCGGCAGTACGGTCGATGCGATGTTCGCGAACGACCTCAAGCTCGAGAAGGACGCGATCGTCCGCCTCAACAAGGGAATCGCCCTCTGCGCCCAGGTCGGGGACAACGGATCCCGCGATCTGCTCCAGAAGATCCTGGGCGACGAGGAGAGGCATCTCGACTTCATCGAGACCCAACTCTCCCTCATCGAGCAGATCGGCATGGCGAACTACCTGAGCCAGCAGGTGGGGGCGGAGAAGGAGTAG